One Thermococcus kodakarensis KOD1 genomic window carries:
- the rplM gene encoding 50S ribosomal protein L13: MRIINAEGLILGRLASKVAKMLLEGEEVVIVNAEKAIITGNREDIFAKYKQRTELRTRTNPRRGPFYPKRSDEIVRRTVRGMLPWKTDRGRKAFKRLKVYVGVPKEFEGKEFETISEAHMSRLATPKYVTVGEVAKFLGGKF; encoded by the coding sequence ATGAGGATAATTAACGCTGAAGGACTCATACTCGGAAGGCTCGCCTCGAAGGTCGCCAAGATGCTCCTCGAGGGCGAGGAGGTAGTCATCGTCAACGCCGAAAAGGCCATCATCACCGGCAACAGGGAGGACATCTTCGCCAAGTACAAGCAGAGGACCGAGCTCAGAACCAGGACCAACCCGAGGAGGGGCCCGTTCTATCCGAAGAGGAGCGACGAGATCGTCAGGAGAACTGTTAGGGGCATGCTCCCCTGGAAGACCGACCGCGGAAGGAAGGCCTTCAAGAGGCTCAAGGTCTACGTCGGAGTTCCCAAGGAGTTCGAGGGCAAGGAGTTCGAGACCATAAGCGAGGCCCACATGTCGAGGCTTGCCACTCCGAAGTACGTTACCGTTGGAGAGGTCGCGAAGTTCCTCGGTGGAAAGTTCTGA
- a CDS encoding 50S ribosomal protein L18e, translating into MVKRTGPTDINLRRLIRTLRKKSNEEGVKIWKDIAWRLERPRRQRAEVNISKINRYTKEGDVVIVPGSVLGAGRLEHKVVVAAWKFSEAARRKIIEAGGEAISIEELMERNPKGSGVIIME; encoded by the coding sequence ATGGTTAAGAGAACTGGACCGACCGATATTAACCTGAGAAGGCTCATCCGCACCCTCAGGAAAAAGTCAAACGAGGAAGGAGTCAAGATATGGAAGGACATCGCCTGGCGCCTTGAGAGGCCCAGGAGGCAGAGGGCTGAGGTGAACATCAGCAAGATCAACCGCTATACCAAGGAGGGCGACGTTGTTATCGTCCCGGGAAGCGTCCTCGGTGCAGGAAGGCTTGAGCACAAGGTCGTCGTTGCAGCTTGGAAGTTCAGCGAGGCAGCCAGGAGGAAGATAATCGAGGCCGGTGGAGAGGCCATAAGCATTGAGGAGCTTATGGAGAGAAACCCGAAGGGTAGTGGAGTAATCATAATGGAGTGA
- a CDS encoding DNA-directed RNA polymerase subunit D — MVEFKILEKRPDSIKFIVSGVDVPFANALRRTILSEVPTFAVDEVEFLENDSALFDEIIAHRLAMIPLTTPHERFSLDALELDDYTVTLSLEAEGPGMVYSGDLKSSDGDVKPANPNIPIVKLAEGQRLTFNAYARLGRGKDHAKWQPGFVYYKYLTKIHVSKDVPDWEELKELAERRGLPVEESDEEIVITTIKAFYLPRKFEEHMGKGIREEIVPGSFVFTVETNGELPVEEIVSIALKILMRKSDRFINELHKLAD, encoded by the coding sequence ATGGTAGAGTTCAAGATTCTTGAGAAGAGGCCCGACTCAATAAAGTTCATCGTCAGCGGCGTTGATGTACCGTTCGCGAACGCCCTTAGAAGGACTATTCTCTCGGAAGTCCCAACCTTTGCCGTTGATGAGGTCGAGTTCCTAGAGAACGATTCTGCACTTTTCGACGAGATAATAGCGCACAGGCTTGCCATGATACCGCTCACGACTCCTCATGAGAGGTTCTCGCTCGATGCCCTTGAGCTTGATGACTACACGGTTACCCTCTCGCTTGAGGCTGAGGGCCCTGGCATGGTGTACTCGGGCGACCTCAAGAGTAGCGATGGAGATGTAAAGCCCGCCAACCCGAACATCCCCATAGTAAAGCTCGCAGAAGGACAAAGGCTAACGTTCAACGCTTATGCGAGGCTCGGCCGCGGAAAGGATCACGCCAAGTGGCAACCGGGCTTCGTTTACTACAAGTACCTGACCAAGATACACGTCAGCAAAGACGTTCCCGACTGGGAGGAGCTCAAAGAGCTCGCTGAGAGGCGTGGACTCCCCGTCGAGGAGAGTGATGAGGAGATAGTCATAACCACGATAAAGGCCTTTTACCTTCCCAGGAAGTTCGAGGAGCACATGGGTAAGGGGATCAGAGAGGAGATAGTGCCCGGTTCATTCGTGTTTACCGTCGAAACGAATGGTGAACTTCCCGTTGAGGAAATCGTGAGCATAGCGCTCAAAATACTCATGAGGAAGAGCGATAGATTTATAAACGAGCTCCATAAATTAGCCGACTGA
- a CDS encoding 30S ribosomal protein S11 yields the protein MSEEQTTQVNIKKKEKWGVAHIYSSYNNTIIHITDLTGAETISRWSGGMVVKADRDEPSPYAAMIAARRAAEEAMEKGITGVHIKVRAPGGSKSKSPGPGAQAAIRALSRAGLRIGRVEDVTPIPHDGTRPKGGRRGRRV from the coding sequence ATGAGCGAGGAGCAGACCACTCAGGTTAACATAAAGAAGAAGGAGAAGTGGGGTGTCGCCCACATCTACTCCTCATACAACAACACCATCATCCACATCACGGACCTCACCGGGGCCGAGACCATCTCCAGGTGGAGCGGTGGTATGGTCGTCAAGGCCGACAGGGACGAGCCCTCACCGTATGCTGCTATGATAGCCGCGAGAAGGGCCGCCGAAGAGGCTATGGAGAAGGGCATCACCGGCGTCCACATCAAGGTCCGCGCCCCTGGAGGAAGCAAGAGCAAGAGCCCGGGACCAGGTGCTCAGGCAGCCATTAGGGCCCTCTCCAGGGCCGGCCTTAGGATTGGAAGGGTTGAGGACGTCACCCCGATCCCGCACGACGGTACCAGGCCGAAGGGCGGGAGAAGGGGCAGGCGCGTCTGA